The Effusibacillus lacus genome has a segment encoding these proteins:
- a CDS encoding ABC transporter ATP-binding protein, which translates to MQALETRDLMLSYGDTVIIDQLNLQIPKGKITVFIGSNGCGKSTLLRALARLLKPQGGSVLLDGQQIAKLPTKDIAKRLAILPQSPVAPEGLTVLQLVKQGRYPYQNWLQQWSEEDEQKVNFALEATQMKGFAEQMVDSLSGGQRQRAWIAMTLAQDTTTLLLDEPTTFLDLTHQIEVLDILYKLNQEQQSTVVMVLHDLNLACRYAHNVVAIKDKSVFAQGAPEEVVTEDMVQIVFGMESRIIADPIYGTPLCIPFGKGRTIAKPQPVLV; encoded by the coding sequence ATGCAGGCGCTTGAAACAAGAGATCTGATGTTGTCATACGGAGACACAGTAATCATTGATCAACTGAACCTTCAGATACCGAAAGGAAAAATCACCGTTTTTATCGGCAGCAACGGCTGCGGTAAATCGACATTGCTACGGGCGCTTGCCCGTTTGCTGAAACCGCAAGGCGGTTCGGTTTTGCTTGACGGCCAGCAAATTGCCAAGCTGCCGACAAAAGACATTGCCAAGCGTCTTGCCATTCTTCCGCAATCGCCTGTGGCACCGGAAGGTCTCACTGTCCTGCAGTTGGTGAAGCAAGGGCGCTATCCCTACCAAAACTGGCTGCAGCAATGGTCGGAAGAGGACGAACAGAAGGTAAACTTTGCGTTGGAAGCAACACAAATGAAGGGATTTGCCGAACAAATGGTGGACTCCCTGTCCGGTGGTCAGCGCCAACGGGCCTGGATAGCGATGACACTGGCACAGGACACCACTACGCTGCTGTTGGATGAACCGACCACCTTTCTGGATTTGACCCATCAGATTGAGGTGCTGGACATTCTCTACAAGTTAAACCAGGAACAACAAAGCACCGTTGTGATGGTTCTGCACGACCTGAATCTGGCATGCCGTTACGCTCACAATGTCGTGGCCATCAAAGACAAATCCGTCTTTGCTCAAGGAGCGCCCGAAGAGGTCGTAACAGAGGACATGGTGCAAATAGTGTTTGGAATGGAATCCCGGATCATTGCGGATCCGATTTACGGAACTCCCCTTTGCATTCCGTTTGGAAAGGGAAGAACCATTGCCAAACCGCAGCCTGTTCTTGTATAG
- a CDS encoding FecCD family ABC transporter permease: protein MKKYVPFRMNKPPVSFLLDKKTAVITITLLILTMISLVVSTGLGSMKIHPLEVIKVLVGSGAEQYTVVVQSFRLPRNVIAILVGAALAVAGAILQGVFRNPLASPDIIGITGGASVAAIIFITQFEKASIHLLPVAAFLGAATVAVLIYILAWKRGVTPLRLVLIGVGMDFAMHGLTTLFLVISHIHLTSKAKIWLTGTLYGTTWNNVSIMLLWMLVLIPLTFVFGRNVNVQQLGDEIATGVGSELQRHRVILLTISVALAGSAIAFGGNIAFVGLLAPHIARKLVGSAFGGLLPVSALIGALMVMLADLVARTAFAPMDVPVGIFTSAIGAPFFIYLLYKNQNR, encoded by the coding sequence GTGAAAAAATATGTTCCCTTTCGCATGAATAAACCGCCAGTCTCGTTTCTGCTTGACAAAAAAACTGCAGTGATCACGATCACGCTGCTGATCCTTACGATGATCTCCTTGGTGGTCAGCACCGGTTTGGGTTCAATGAAGATCCATCCGCTTGAAGTAATTAAAGTCCTGGTTGGATCCGGTGCAGAACAATACACAGTCGTGGTGCAGTCGTTCCGTCTGCCGCGCAATGTCATAGCCATACTTGTAGGCGCCGCATTGGCGGTGGCGGGAGCCATTTTACAAGGCGTGTTCCGTAACCCGCTGGCTTCGCCCGACATTATCGGAATTACAGGCGGTGCGTCGGTAGCTGCTATTATATTTATCACTCAATTTGAAAAGGCAAGCATTCACTTGCTTCCGGTTGCCGCATTCCTTGGAGCTGCAACGGTGGCCGTGCTGATTTATATATTGGCTTGGAAAAGAGGAGTGACCCCGCTTCGGCTCGTTTTAATCGGTGTAGGAATGGATTTTGCCATGCATGGCTTAACCACATTGTTCCTTGTAATCAGCCATATCCATCTTACGAGTAAAGCGAAGATCTGGTTGACCGGAACTCTTTATGGAACCACTTGGAACAATGTATCCATCATGTTGCTTTGGATGCTTGTACTGATTCCCCTTACGTTCGTTTTCGGGAGAAACGTGAACGTGCAGCAGTTGGGTGACGAAATTGCAACAGGTGTCGGAAGTGAACTGCAGCGCCACAGAGTAATCCTGCTGACTATATCTGTCGCATTGGCAGGCTCCGCGATCGCCTTCGGAGGAAACATTGCTTTTGTCGGGTTACTTGCTCCCCATATTGCACGGAAATTGGTTGGTTCCGCATTTGGAGGGCTGCTGCCCGTTTCGGCGCTTATCGGTGCGCTTATGGTGATGTTGGCCGATTTGGTTGCAAGAACTGCTTTTGCCCCGATGGATGTGCCGGTCGGAATCTTCACTTCCGCAATCGGAGCACCGTTTTTCATTTACCTGTTGTACAAAAACCAAAATCGATAG
- a CDS encoding FecCD family ABC transporter permease: protein MTQLLHSTSLKIFGILICVVLLVCSVFSSIVFGVMDTSWKEAVEAYASFNGTNEHIVIKEVRVPRALIAAAVGASLGIAGALLQALTKNPLADLSIFGINSGASFFIVIAASFFSVNSLSGFAWVAFAGAAVSGVFVYFLGSIGRDGMSPVKLTLAGAAMTALFSSLTHGLLTANERTLEEVLFWLSGSVAGRKLEMLAGVFPYMMTAWILALIIAGPINTFMLGEDVAKGLGQRTLLVKITTGITIILLSGSAVAVAGPIGFIGLIIPHIARFLVGIDTRWIVTYSALLGAVLLLVSDIGARFIAMPKEMPISVMTALIGAPFFVYVARKGLARS, encoded by the coding sequence ATGACCCAATTGCTCCACTCAACTTCATTAAAAATTTTTGGGATTCTCATCTGTGTCGTGCTTCTTGTATGTTCCGTGTTCTCCAGTATTGTATTTGGGGTCATGGATACCAGTTGGAAAGAGGCTGTTGAAGCGTATGCCAGTTTTAATGGGACAAACGAGCATATTGTGATTAAAGAGGTGCGTGTTCCACGCGCCTTAATCGCCGCTGCGGTTGGAGCAAGTCTTGGCATTGCCGGTGCATTGCTGCAGGCGTTAACGAAAAATCCATTGGCGGATCTCAGCATTTTCGGAATTAATTCCGGGGCTTCGTTTTTCATCGTAATTGCAGCTTCATTTTTCTCTGTTAACTCCCTGTCTGGATTTGCTTGGGTTGCATTTGCGGGTGCCGCGGTCAGCGGTGTTTTCGTCTATTTCCTGGGTTCAATCGGAAGAGATGGAATGTCACCAGTCAAGCTTACATTGGCAGGTGCGGCAATGACCGCGTTGTTTTCTTCGCTTACGCATGGACTGTTGACAGCCAACGAACGGACATTGGAAGAAGTGCTGTTTTGGTTATCCGGTTCGGTTGCGGGACGCAAATTGGAAATGCTCGCAGGCGTATTTCCCTATATGATGACGGCTTGGATCTTGGCTCTGATCATTGCCGGTCCCATCAACACATTCATGTTGGGGGAAGATGTGGCAAAGGGATTGGGACAGCGGACTTTGTTGGTTAAAATCACGACAGGCATTACGATCATTCTCCTCTCCGGGAGCGCAGTTGCCGTAGCCGGTCCAATCGGTTTTATCGGGTTGATTATCCCTCACATCGCCCGCTTTCTGGTTGGAATCGATACACGTTGGATCGTTACATACAGTGCTCTGTTGGGTGCCGTTTTGCTGTTGGTCTCCGATATTGGAGCCCGTTTCATTGCAATGCCGAAGGAAATGCCGATCAGTGTAATGACGGCGTTGATCGGTGCCCCGTTTTTTGTCTATGTTGCGCGAAAGGGGCTGGCCAGATCGTGA